Below is a genomic region from Spirosoma radiotolerans.
GGAAAAACGCATAGGCTGACTCACCCATAAGCAGGAAGAATAAGCCAAAAAACGCAGCGGCCACAAAAATAGCCAGCGCCGGGGGCATAGCCAGCCGGGTTTTATCTTTCGGGTATTCATGGTGAACACCATGAAAGGTATACTGAATCTTGGCGCGCTGGGGCGTTGTTGGAGCTAAGTGGTACAAATACCGGTGTAAGACATATTCAAACAAAGAGAAAACCAATAAGCCCGTTGCAAATAGTGTAGCAATGGTGGTGGTTCCCATATCTGTATAGGTGAACGCATACCATCCTAAAAACGCTGATAGTACCAACCACATTGAAATGGGCACCATGATGTGCGTCC
It encodes:
- a CDS encoding sterol desaturase family protein, which gives rise to MESTTEKLQTMAGHGKTRPKNSGSKKLFDNPILEALSRTHIMVPISMWLVLSAFLGWYAFTYTDMGTTTIATLFATGLLVFSLFEYVLHRYLYHLAPTTPQRAKIQYTFHGVHHEYPKDKTRLAMPPALAIFVAAAFFGLFFLLMGESAYAFFPGFLVGYSGYLAVHFIVHAYAPPKNFFKQLWINHSVHHYKNPESNYGVSSPFWDYVFRSFQK